From Streptomyces sp. NBC_00683, one genomic window encodes:
- a CDS encoding D-arabinono-1,4-lactone oxidase → MTDTYARTTTSTWRNWAGNVTARPVRTVSPASVDELAEVLRRASEDGLTVKPVGTGHSFTAAAATDGVLIRPGLLTGIREIDRTAMTVTVEAGTPLKRLNTVLAREGLSLTNMGDIMEQTVAGATSTGTHGTGRDSASISAQIRALELVTAGGTVLRCSKSENPDVFAAARIGLGALGVVTAITFAVEPVFLLRAREEPMTFDRVTTDFDQLVAENEHFEFYWFPHTGNCNTKRNNRSAGPADPPGRISGWIEDELLSNGIFQVACSVGRAVPGAIPSLAKLSSRALSARTYTDVPYKVFTSPRRVRFVEMEYALPREAAVEALREVKAMVERSPLRVGFPVEVRTAPADDIPLSTAHGRESAYIAVHLYRGTPHQAYFTAVERIMTGYAGRPHWGKIHTRDAEYLAGAYPKFGEFTAVRDRLDPDRLFANDYLRRVLGD, encoded by the coding sequence ATGACCGACACCTACGCACGGACGACGACGAGCACGTGGCGTAACTGGGCGGGAAACGTCACCGCCCGGCCGGTACGGACCGTGTCCCCCGCCTCCGTCGACGAGCTCGCCGAGGTCCTCCGCAGGGCCTCCGAGGACGGCCTGACGGTGAAGCCGGTCGGCACCGGTCACTCGTTCACCGCGGCCGCGGCGACCGACGGTGTGCTGATCCGCCCCGGTCTGCTCACCGGGATCCGGGAGATCGACCGTACGGCGATGACGGTGACCGTCGAGGCGGGCACCCCGCTGAAGCGCCTCAACACGGTGCTCGCCCGCGAGGGACTCTCGCTCACCAACATGGGCGACATCATGGAGCAGACGGTTGCCGGGGCCACCTCCACCGGTACCCACGGCACCGGCCGCGACTCGGCTTCCATCTCCGCGCAGATACGCGCGCTGGAACTGGTCACCGCGGGCGGCACGGTGCTGCGCTGTTCGAAGAGCGAGAACCCCGATGTCTTCGCGGCCGCCCGGATCGGGCTCGGCGCGCTCGGTGTGGTCACCGCGATCACGTTCGCGGTGGAGCCGGTCTTTCTGCTCAGGGCACGCGAGGAACCGATGACCTTCGACAGGGTCACCACCGACTTCGATCAGCTGGTCGCCGAGAACGAGCACTTCGAGTTCTACTGGTTCCCTCACACCGGCAACTGCAACACCAAGCGCAACAACCGCAGCGCGGGCCCCGCTGATCCTCCCGGCAGGATCAGCGGCTGGATCGAGGACGAGCTCCTCTCCAACGGGATCTTCCAGGTGGCCTGTTCGGTCGGCCGGGCGGTCCCGGGGGCCATCCCTTCCCTCGCGAAGCTCTCCAGTCGCGCCCTGTCGGCCCGTACGTACACCGACGTTCCCTACAAGGTGTTCACCAGTCCCCGGCGGGTGCGCTTCGTCGAGATGGAGTACGCACTGCCGCGCGAGGCCGCGGTCGAGGCGCTGCGCGAGGTCAAGGCCATGGTCGAGCGCTCACCGCTGCGGGTCGGCTTCCCGGTGGAGGTGCGGACGGCGCCCGCGGACGACATACCGCTCTCCACGGCCCACGGCCGCGAGAGCGCGTACATCGCCGTGCACCTGTACCGCGGCACCCCGCACCAGGCGTACTTCACGGCCGTCGAACGGATCATGACGGGCTATGCCGGCCGCCCTCACTGGGGAAAGATCCACACCCGGGACGCCGAGTATCTGGCCGGGGCGTACCCGAAGTTCGGCGAGTTCACCGCCGTGCGCGACCGGCTCGACCCGGACCGGCTGTTCGCCAACGACTATCTGCGGCGCGTCCTGGGCGACTGA
- a CDS encoding MFS transporter — MPSPYRAIFAAPGTRGFSAAGFFGRMPLSMMGIGVVTMVSQITGRYGLAGALSATLAMAAAVMGPQVSRLVDRYGQRRVLRPVTLVSVAAVAGLLICAQQRLPDWTLFVFAAGAGCVPSVGSMVRARWAEIYRGSGRQLHTAYAWESIVDEVCFIFGPIISIGLSTAWFPEAGPLLAAVFLVIGVFWLTAQRATEPRPHPKEHHSGGSALRSTGLQVLVVTFVATGAIFGAVDVVTVAFAEERGHKAAASLVLAVYALGSCLAGAVFGLLHLRGKSSTRWLVGVCAMAVSMIPLQLAGSLPFLAVALFVAGLAIAPTMVTTMALVEQHVPRTQLTEGMTWTSTGLAVGVALGSSAAGWVVDASGAEAGYAVPAVAGALAAAVAFLGYRRLAEPVPTGGRGEDDRHLRTDDDEHVA, encoded by the coding sequence TTGCCCAGCCCCTACCGCGCCATCTTCGCCGCCCCCGGCACCAGGGGTTTCTCGGCGGCAGGATTCTTCGGCCGGATGCCGCTCTCCATGATGGGGATCGGCGTGGTGACGATGGTGTCCCAGATCACCGGCCGCTACGGGCTCGCCGGTGCGCTCTCGGCGACGCTCGCCATGGCGGCGGCCGTCATGGGGCCGCAGGTCTCCCGGCTGGTGGACCGGTACGGGCAGCGCCGGGTCCTGCGCCCGGTCACCCTGGTCTCCGTCGCGGCGGTCGCGGGGCTCCTGATCTGCGCCCAGCAGCGGCTGCCGGACTGGACCCTCTTCGTCTTCGCCGCGGGCGCCGGCTGCGTCCCGAGCGTGGGTTCGATGGTGAGGGCGCGCTGGGCCGAGATCTACCGGGGTTCCGGCCGCCAGCTGCACACCGCGTACGCCTGGGAGTCGATCGTCGACGAGGTGTGCTTCATCTTCGGGCCGATCATCTCCATCGGCCTGTCCACGGCGTGGTTCCCGGAGGCCGGGCCGCTGCTCGCGGCCGTGTTCCTGGTGATCGGCGTCTTCTGGCTGACCGCCCAGCGCGCCACCGAGCCGAGACCGCATCCCAAGGAGCACCACTCGGGCGGTTCGGCGCTCCGCTCGACCGGTCTGCAGGTCCTGGTGGTCACCTTCGTCGCCACGGGCGCGATCTTCGGTGCGGTCGACGTGGTGACGGTGGCCTTCGCCGAGGAGCGCGGCCACAAGGCCGCGGCCAGTCTCGTCCTGGCGGTCTACGCCCTGGGGTCGTGTCTCGCGGGAGCCGTCTTCGGCCTGCTGCACCTCAGGGGGAAGTCGTCCACGAGGTGGCTGGTGGGGGTCTGTGCGATGGCCGTGAGTATGATCCCCCTCCAATTGGCCGGGAGCCTGCCGTTCCTGGCCGTGGCGCTCTTTGTCGCGGGTCTCGCCATCGCACCGACGATGGTCACCACCATGGCCCTCGTCGAACAGCACGTACCGCGCACCCAGCTGACCGAGGGCATGACCTGGACCAGTACCGGGCTCGCTGTCGGAGTGGCGCTCGGCTCCTCCGCCGCCGGCTGGGTGGTCGACGCCTCCGGGGCCGAGGCGGGGTACGCGGTGCCCGCCGTGGCGGGAGCGCTCGCGGCCGCGGTGGCGTTCCTGGGGTATCGCCGGCTCGCCGAGCCGGTTCCTACGGGAGGGCGCGGGGAAGATGACCGACACCTACGCACGGACGACGACGAGCACGTGGCGTAA
- a CDS encoding inositol monophosphatase family protein, whose product MTDPFLSELLDLALEAARRAGALLRDGRPADLGVAATKSSPIDVVTEMDIRAEKLITGFLSGNRPRDGFLGEEGASAEGSSGIRWVIDPLDGTVNYLYGLPTWAVSIAAERDGERVVGVVEAPMRRETFHAVLGGGAYLNGEALTCRPSPPFGEALVSTGFNYVTEVRTHQAAVAQQLIPKLRDIRRGGSAAVDLCDVAAGRLDGYYERGLHPWDLAAGDLIAREAGALTGGRPGLPADGDLTVAATPGVFEPLQALLEDLGAWHD is encoded by the coding sequence GTGACCGACCCCTTCCTGTCCGAACTGCTCGACCTCGCCCTGGAGGCGGCCCGCCGGGCCGGAGCCCTGCTGCGTGACGGCCGCCCGGCCGACCTGGGGGTGGCCGCGACGAAGTCCAGCCCCATCGACGTCGTCACCGAGATGGACATCCGGGCGGAGAAGCTCATCACCGGCTTCCTCTCCGGGAACCGCCCCCGCGACGGCTTCCTCGGCGAGGAGGGCGCCAGCGCCGAGGGCAGCAGCGGGATCCGGTGGGTCATCGATCCCCTCGACGGCACGGTGAACTACCTCTACGGGCTGCCCACCTGGGCCGTCTCCATCGCCGCCGAGCGCGACGGAGAGCGGGTCGTCGGCGTGGTCGAGGCGCCGATGCGCCGCGAGACGTTCCACGCGGTGCTCGGCGGCGGCGCGTACCTGAACGGCGAGGCCCTGACCTGCCGCCCCTCCCCGCCCTTCGGCGAGGCCCTCGTGTCGACCGGCTTCAACTACGTCACCGAGGTACGCACCCACCAGGCCGCCGTCGCCCAGCAGCTCATCCCGAAGCTGCGCGACATCCGGCGCGGCGGATCGGCCGCGGTCGACCTCTGCGACGTCGCGGCGGGCAGGCTCGACGGCTACTACGAACGCGGACTGCACCCCTGGGACCTGGCGGCCGGCGACCTCATCGCCCGCGAGGCCGGAGCGCTCACCGGAGGCCGGCCGGGGCTCCCGGCGGACGGCGACCTGACCGTCGCGGCGACCCCGGGCGTCTTCGAGCCGCTGCAGGCACTCCTGGAGGACCTGGGGGCCTGGCACGACTGA
- a CDS encoding DUF3093 domain-containing protein, which yields MQPSAPPFDERLTAPRTWWLIAFGVGVACALMLLPLGTLPMLGGLAGGTAAAAVVVSQYGSARVRVVAGALVAGDARIPLSALGDAEALDAEEARAWRSYKADPRAFMLLRSYIPTAVRVKVTDPDDPTPYVYLSTREPQALVAALAGVPA from the coding sequence ATGCAGCCTTCCGCACCGCCCTTCGACGAACGTCTCACCGCACCCCGCACGTGGTGGCTCATCGCCTTCGGGGTCGGCGTCGCCTGCGCCCTGATGCTCCTGCCGCTCGGCACGCTGCCCATGCTCGGCGGGCTGGCCGGCGGCACGGCCGCGGCTGCCGTGGTGGTGAGCCAGTACGGCTCGGCACGCGTCCGGGTGGTTGCCGGCGCCCTCGTCGCGGGCGACGCGCGTATTCCGCTGTCGGCGCTCGGCGACGCCGAGGCGCTGGATGCGGAGGAGGCGCGCGCCTGGCGCTCGTACAAGGCGGATCCCCGCGCCTTCATGCTGCTGCGCAGCTACATCCCGACCGCGGTGCGGGTGAAGGTCACCGATCCGGACGACCCGACGCCGTACGTCTATCTCTCGACCCGGGAGCCGCAGGCCCTGGTGGCCGCGCTCGCGGGTGTCCCCGCCTGA
- a CDS encoding sensor histidine kinase produces MAASPAPVKAPPKPTWEPKPQEPPYPWLRPTIRIRLTLLYGGMFLIAGILLLSIIYMLAAQALNVGSDLPFRIVNGQVTSEVCDLPKTASPETFNAAMNACVNQQRQQALDSLLNRSLLALVGLSIIAFAFGYAMAGRVLSPLGRITRTARRVAGTDLSRRIELDGPDDELKELADTFDEMLDRLERAFTAQQRFVGNASHELRTPLAINRTLLEVHLSDPEAPTELQQLGKTLLATNERSEQLVEGLLLLARSENQIVERKPVDLAEVADRAIDQARAEAAQKAVEIRGERAPAVVQGNGVLLERIALNLVQNAVRYNVAEGGWVEVTTELQPGQALLVVSNTGPVVPAYEIDNLFEPFRRLRTERTGSDKGVGLGLSIARSVARAHGGRIIAEPREGGGLVMRVTLPV; encoded by the coding sequence GTGGCCGCCTCCCCGGCGCCTGTGAAGGCGCCCCCGAAGCCGACCTGGGAGCCCAAGCCGCAGGAACCGCCGTACCCCTGGCTGCGCCCGACCATCCGGATACGGCTCACCCTGCTCTACGGCGGCATGTTCCTGATCGCGGGCATCCTGCTGCTCTCGATCATCTACATGCTGGCCGCACAGGCGCTGAACGTGGGCAGCGACCTGCCGTTCCGGATCGTGAACGGCCAGGTCACCAGTGAGGTCTGCGACCTGCCGAAGACGGCGAGCCCGGAGACCTTCAACGCCGCCATGAACGCCTGCGTCAACCAGCAGCGCCAGCAGGCGCTCGACTCCCTGCTGAACCGCTCGCTGCTGGCCCTCGTGGGCCTCAGCATCATCGCCTTCGCCTTCGGATACGCCATGGCCGGCCGCGTCCTGTCCCCGTTGGGCAGGATCACCCGCACCGCACGCAGGGTGGCCGGGACGGACCTGTCCCGCCGGATCGAGCTGGACGGCCCGGACGACGAGCTGAAGGAGCTCGCCGACACCTTCGACGAGATGCTGGACCGCCTGGAGCGGGCCTTCACGGCCCAGCAGCGATTCGTCGGGAACGCCTCGCACGAGCTGCGCACGCCGCTCGCGATCAACCGCACCCTGCTGGAGGTGCACCTCTCCGACCCGGAGGCCCCCACGGAGCTCCAGCAGCTCGGCAAGACACTTCTCGCCACCAACGAGCGCAGCGAGCAGCTGGTCGAAGGCCTGCTGCTGCTCGCCCGCAGCGAGAACCAGATCGTCGAGCGCAAACCGGTGGACCTCGCCGAGGTCGCCGACCGCGCCATCGACCAGGCCCGCGCCGAGGCGGCTCAGAAGGCGGTGGAGATCCGCGGTGAGCGCGCTCCGGCCGTCGTCCAGGGCAACGGTGTCCTCCTGGAGCGGATCGCGCTGAACCTCGTACAGAACGCCGTGCGCTACAACGTGGCGGAGGGCGGCTGGGTGGAGGTCACCACGGAGCTCCAGCCCGGACAGGCGCTCCTGGTGGTCTCGAACACAGGTCCTGTAGTGCCCGCCTACGAGATCGACAACCTCTTCGAGCCGTTCAGGCGGCTGCGCACGGAACGCACAGGCAGCGACAAGGGGGTGGGGCTCGGCCTGTCGATCGCGCGGTCCGTCGCGCGGGCGCACGGAGGCCGTATCATCGCGGAGCCCCGCGAGGGCGGTGGTCTCGTGATGCGCGTCACCCTGCCGGTCTGA
- a CDS encoding DUF4193 domain-containing protein, with translation MATDYDTPRKTDDDVDQDSLEELKARRSDKTASAVDVDEFDAAEGLELPGADLSNEELAVRVLPKQADEFTCMSCFLVHHRSQLAREKNGQPICRDCD, from the coding sequence ATGGCAACGGATTACGACACCCCACGCAAGACTGACGACGACGTGGACCAGGACAGCCTCGAAGAGCTCAAGGCTCGTCGGAGCGACAAGACGGCATCCGCCGTCGACGTGGACGAGTTCGACGCGGCAGAGGGACTGGAGCTGCCCGGCGCAGACCTGTCCAACGAAGAGCTGGCCGTGCGGGTCCTGCCCAAGCAGGCGGACGAGTTCACCTGCATGAGCTGCTTCCTGGTCCACCACAGGAGCCAGCTGGCGCGCGAGAAGAACGGCCAGCCCATCTGCCGCGACTGCGACTGA
- a CDS encoding ferrochelatase has product MSDLRDPALYDALLLLSFGGPEGPDDVVPFLANVTRGRGIPEERLKEVGKHYFLFGGVSPINAQNRSLLDALRKDFADHGLELPVYWGNRNWAPYLTATLRDMVADGHRRIAVLATSAYASYSGCRQYRENLAESLAVLEAEGLPVPRVDKLRHYFNHPGFVRPMVDGLLASLADLPDDVRAGAHLAFTTHSIPTSAADSSGPVETHGDGGSYVAEHLDVARVIVDAVREETGIDHPWQLVYQSRSGAPHIPWLEPDICDHLETLHGAGVPAVVMAPIGFVSDHMEVLYDLDTEATAKAAELGLPVRRSATVGADPRFAAAVRELLLERTAAEEGRPVDRCALGALGASHDLCPAGCCPARAVRPAAAGADSPYA; this is encoded by the coding sequence ATGTCCGATCTGCGCGATCCCGCTCTCTACGACGCCCTGCTGCTGCTCTCCTTCGGCGGCCCCGAAGGCCCGGACGACGTGGTCCCGTTCCTGGCGAACGTGACCCGGGGCAGGGGCATCCCCGAAGAACGGCTGAAGGAAGTCGGCAAGCACTACTTCCTGTTCGGCGGCGTCAGCCCGATCAACGCGCAGAACAGGTCGCTGCTCGACGCGCTGCGCAAGGACTTCGCCGACCACGGCCTCGAACTGCCGGTGTACTGGGGCAACCGCAACTGGGCGCCGTACCTCACCGCCACGCTCCGGGACATGGTCGCGGACGGCCATCGCCGCATCGCCGTCCTCGCCACCAGCGCCTACGCCTCGTACTCGGGCTGCCGCCAGTACCGCGAGAACCTCGCCGAGTCACTGGCCGTACTGGAGGCCGAGGGACTGCCGGTGCCGCGCGTGGACAAGCTCCGGCACTACTTCAACCACCCCGGCTTCGTACGTCCCATGGTGGACGGTCTGCTGGCCTCGCTGGCGGACCTCCCCGACGACGTCAGGGCGGGTGCGCACCTCGCGTTCACCACGCACTCCATCCCGACCTCCGCCGCCGACTCCTCGGGCCCCGTGGAGACGCACGGGGACGGCGGCTCCTACGTGGCGGAGCACCTCGACGTGGCCCGGGTGATCGTCGACGCGGTGCGCGAGGAGACCGGAATCGACCACCCGTGGCAGCTCGTCTACCAGTCGCGCAGCGGCGCCCCGCACATCCCGTGGCTGGAGCCCGACATCTGCGACCACCTGGAGACGCTCCACGGCGCCGGTGTCCCCGCGGTCGTCATGGCCCCCATCGGCTTCGTCTCGGACCACATGGAGGTCCTGTACGACCTCGACACGGAGGCCACCGCGAAGGCCGCCGAGCTGGGGCTGCCGGTCCGCAGGTCCGCGACGGTCGGTGCGGACCCCCGGTTCGCGGCGGCCGTGCGTGAGCTCCTCCTGGAGCGCACCGCCGCCGAAGAGGGCCGCCCGGTGGACCGGTGCGCCCTGGGCGCTCTCGGCGCCTCCCACGACCTCTGCCCGGCCGGGTGCTGTCCGGCCAGGGCCGTCAGGCCCGCAGCCGCGGGTGCCGACAGCCCGTACGCCTGA
- a CDS encoding response regulator transcription factor: MRVLVVEDEQLLADAVATGLRREAMAVDVVYDGAAALERVGVNDYDVVVLDRDLPLVHGDDVCRRIVELGMPTRILMLTASGDVSDRVEGLELGADDYLPKPFAFSELTARVRALGRRTTVALPPVLERAGIKLDPNRREVFRDEQEIQLAPKEFAVLEVLMRSEGAVVSAEQLLEKAWDENTDPFTNVVRVTVMTLRRKLGEPPVIVTVPGSGYRI, from the coding sequence GTGCGCGTACTCGTCGTCGAGGACGAGCAACTGCTCGCCGATGCGGTGGCCACCGGACTGCGCCGGGAGGCCATGGCCGTCGACGTCGTCTACGACGGAGCGGCGGCCCTGGAGCGCGTCGGGGTCAACGACTACGACGTCGTGGTGCTGGACCGGGACCTCCCGCTGGTGCACGGCGACGACGTCTGCCGCAGGATCGTCGAGCTCGGCATGCCCACCAGGATCCTCATGCTCACCGCGTCCGGGGACGTCAGCGACCGGGTCGAGGGCCTGGAGCTCGGCGCGGACGACTATCTGCCCAAGCCCTTCGCCTTCAGTGAGCTGACCGCGCGGGTACGGGCCCTGGGGCGCCGCACCACAGTCGCCCTGCCGCCCGTTCTGGAGCGGGCCGGCATCAAGCTCGACCCCAACCGCCGCGAGGTCTTCCGGGACGAGCAGGAGATCCAGCTGGCCCCGAAGGAATTCGCCGTGCTCGAGGTACTGATGCGCAGCGAGGGTGCGGTCGTCTCGGCCGAGCAGCTCCTGGAGAAGGCCTGGGACGAGAACACCGACCCCTTCACCAACGTGGTGCGTGTGACGGTGATGACCCTGCGGCGCAAGCTCGGGGAACCTCCCGTCATCGTCACCGTGCCCGGCTCCGGATACCGGATCTGA